In a single window of the Flavobacterium sp. W4I14 genome:
- a CDS encoding putative peptidase (product_source=COG4099; cath_funfam=3.40.50.1820; cleavage_site_network=SignalP-noTM; cog=COG4099; pfam=PF00326; superfamily=50370,53474), translating into MLKNLLFLVLLLAATNTFAQDTLKFEQALTVASGSRYGREAVYTDLLAWQMANGKLQRPTENGAFSVGKDGQKVLWKAIKADANGRFSAFSRRSFQTTNNPFLNPGSIDRGSDYIYITYTSPKEQTAILNVIGGNSLFFNGIPHMGDPYASAYMNIPVQLKKGVNELFVRGASILPMMIINAKKLIIYTDDVTLPGIVINQANGVLKGALTVSNSSLKDVNNLHIKTVLNGKNQQVAVSRIAKLSMRKVIFELDASAITTPGNYNLEIQLLQNKTNVDQKTIVIEALANTSSYKQTFISKIDGSLQYFAVTPQLNGWKPNSALFLSVHGAGVEAIGQAKAYKSKDWGTVVAATNRRPRGFNWEDWGRQDALEVLALAKDQFKPNDKQIYLTGHSMGGHGTWFLGATYPDKWAAIAPAAGYASLKDYGSADGKIPDSSKNKVERMLLRSGNQSDVPKLVTNYTPLGVYILHGDADRVVPVSYARQMKKLLAGFHADFSYYEYPGGEHWFGDQSVDWPPIFSFFKWHTIAADSAVNRIDFTTSSPGISSTYRWATIYQQMQPLQYSRIILTRDRKLSTIVGKTENVALLKLALTDFATKTPVKITLDSLAVINYTTQSINDTLFLEKNNGAWQIITKIDQRDKNPSRYGTFKEAFNYKMIFVVGTNGSAEANLANLNKAKYDAESWYYRGNGAIEIIMDKEFLASKYQGRNIILYGNSENNTAWKKLLNHCPIQVNNTQVTTGQHVWKGDNLAAYYIWPQQDNKLLIGVVASTGVTGMKAAYANQYFAGGSGFPDFMIFSSELPKEGSKGIKLAGFYDNKWQFDEKNTAKP; encoded by the coding sequence ATGCTAAAAAACTTACTTTTTCTAGTTCTCTTACTTGCTGCAACAAACACCTTTGCCCAAGATACCCTTAAGTTTGAGCAGGCATTAACGGTAGCCAGTGGTAGCCGTTATGGCCGCGAAGCTGTTTATACCGATTTACTGGCCTGGCAAATGGCGAATGGAAAATTACAAAGGCCCACCGAAAATGGCGCATTTTCAGTAGGTAAAGATGGCCAAAAAGTATTGTGGAAAGCAATTAAAGCAGATGCAAATGGTCGTTTTAGCGCGTTCTCGAGGAGATCTTTTCAGACCACAAATAATCCCTTTCTGAATCCAGGTAGCATAGATCGAGGTTCTGATTATATCTACATTACTTACACTTCCCCAAAAGAACAAACCGCAATTTTAAATGTAATTGGAGGTAATAGTTTGTTTTTCAATGGCATCCCACATATGGGTGATCCTTATGCATCGGCTTATATGAATATTCCGGTTCAATTAAAAAAAGGTGTAAACGAACTTTTTGTAAGAGGTGCCAGCATATTGCCAATGATGATTATTAACGCTAAAAAGCTAATCATCTATACAGACGACGTTACTTTACCGGGCATTGTAATCAATCAGGCAAATGGTGTACTAAAAGGAGCATTAACGGTAAGTAATTCTTCTTTGAAAGATGTTAACAATTTGCATATCAAAACCGTTTTAAATGGTAAAAACCAGCAAGTGGCCGTGTCGCGCATCGCCAAACTGAGCATGAGGAAGGTAATTTTTGAATTAGATGCAAGTGCCATAACCACACCAGGTAATTATAACCTCGAAATACAACTCTTACAGAACAAAACAAATGTAGATCAGAAAACGATTGTAATTGAAGCTTTAGCGAATACATCAAGCTATAAACAGACTTTTATCAGTAAGATTGATGGCAGCTTGCAGTATTTCGCAGTTACCCCACAACTTAACGGATGGAAACCAAATTCCGCATTATTTCTGTCGGTCCACGGCGCCGGTGTAGAGGCTATTGGTCAGGCTAAAGCCTATAAATCTAAAGATTGGGGAACGGTAGTTGCAGCCACTAACCGCAGGCCGCGTGGTTTTAATTGGGAAGATTGGGGTAGACAGGATGCTTTAGAAGTGCTGGCGCTAGCAAAGGATCAGTTTAAACCAAACGATAAACAGATTTATCTCACCGGCCATTCTATGGGCGGACATGGTACCTGGTTTTTAGGCGCCACTTATCCCGATAAATGGGCTGCTATTGCACCTGCCGCAGGTTATGCTTCGCTTAAGGATTATGGTTCTGCCGATGGGAAAATCCCTGATAGCAGTAAAAATAAGGTCGAAAGGATGTTGTTAAGATCTGGTAATCAAAGCGATGTTCCGAAATTAGTGACTAATTATACACCTTTAGGTGTTTATATTTTGCATGGTGATGCAGATAGGGTAGTGCCTGTTAGTTATGCAAGGCAAATGAAGAAATTACTTGCTGGTTTTCATGCAGATTTTAGTTATTACGAATACCCGGGCGGTGAGCACTGGTTCGGTGATCAAAGTGTAGACTGGCCGCCTATTTTTAGTTTTTTTAAGTGGCATACTATTGCTGCCGATTCTGCTGTAAACCGAATTGATTTTACCACGTCTAGTCCAGGGATTTCATCTACTTATCGCTGGGCTACTATTTATCAGCAAATGCAGCCTTTACAATATAGTCGCATCATTTTAACAAGAGACAGGAAGCTATCAACCATTGTTGGAAAAACCGAGAACGTTGCGCTTTTAAAATTGGCTTTAACAGATTTTGCTACAAAAACACCCGTAAAAATTACTTTAGATAGCTTAGCGGTTATTAATTATACCACACAAAGCATTAACGATACCCTGTTTTTAGAGAAAAATAACGGTGCGTGGCAAATCATCACCAAAATTGATCAAAGAGATAAAAACCCATCGAGATATGGCACTTTTAAAGAAGCTTTTAATTATAAAATGATTTTTGTGGTAGGAACAAACGGTTCTGCCGAAGCCAATCTGGCTAATTTAAATAAAGCCAAGTACGATGCCGAAAGTTGGTATTACCGTGGGAATGGAGCTATTGAAATCATTATGGACAAAGAATTTTTGGCATCAAAATACCAGGGGCGTAATATTATTTTGTACGGAAATTCCGAAAATAATACAGCCTGGAAAAAATTACTTAACCATTGCCCTATACAGGTAAACAACACACAGGTAACTACGGGGCAACATGTATGGAAAGGCGATAATTTAGCCGCATATTACATTTGGCCTCAACAGGACAATAAACTATTGATTGGCGTGGTGGCCAGCACTGGAGTAACGGGAATGAAAGCGGCTTATGCCAACCAATATTTTGCCGGCGGTAGCGGTTTCCCTGATTTTATGATTTTTTCATCTGAGCTGCCTAAAGAAGGAAGTAAAGGCATTAAGCTGGCAGGTTTTTACGATAATAAGTGGCAGTTTGACGAGAAAAATACAGCTAAGCCCTAA
- a CDS encoding tRNA pseudouridine38-40 synthase (product_source=KO:K06173; cath_funfam=3.30.70.580,3.30.70.660; cog=COG0101; ko=KO:K06173; pfam=PF01416; superfamily=55120; tigrfam=TIGR00071) translates to MSKKRYFIQLAYDGSLYHGWQTQPNAITVQELLDKAMSVFFRQPIETLGCGRTDAGVHATDFYAHFDVEGVEEAKVLSAVTGINAMLPYQIAAKRIIPVHHDAHARFDATARAYKYYLHFEKDPFKLNRSWLVKDKLDVEAMNNAAALLLNYTDFSCFSKSNTQTFTNNCKISKAVFEQQEDGLVFTIQADRFLRNMVRAIMGTLVQIGKKEINLADFEAIIESKNRSKAGQSVPACGLYLVKIEYDYIND, encoded by the coding sequence TTGAGTAAAAAAAGGTATTTCATCCAATTGGCTTATGATGGCAGCTTATACCATGGCTGGCAAACACAACCTAATGCAATCACCGTTCAGGAATTGTTGGATAAAGCTATGTCTGTTTTTTTTCGGCAACCAATCGAAACTCTAGGCTGTGGGAGAACCGATGCAGGCGTGCATGCTACTGATTTTTATGCGCATTTTGATGTTGAAGGTGTAGAAGAGGCAAAGGTTTTAAGTGCGGTAACCGGTATCAATGCCATGCTGCCTTATCAAATTGCAGCAAAACGGATTATACCGGTACATCATGATGCCCATGCCCGCTTTGATGCCACTGCCCGCGCTTATAAATATTACCTTCACTTCGAGAAAGATCCTTTCAAACTTAACCGATCGTGGTTGGTTAAAGATAAACTGGATGTAGAAGCGATGAACAATGCAGCGGCACTGTTATTAAATTATACCGATTTTTCGTGTTTTAGTAAATCGAACACGCAAACTTTTACCAATAACTGTAAAATAAGCAAAGCCGTTTTCGAACAACAGGAAGATGGATTGGTTTTTACCATTCAGGCCGACCGTTTTTTACGTAACATGGTGAGGGCCATTATGGGTACATTGGTACAGATCGGTAAAAAAGAAATAAATTTAGCAGATTTTGAGGCAATAATAGAAAGTAAAAACCGCAGTAAAGCCGGGCAATCGGTACCTGCCTGTGGTTTGTATTTAGTGAAGATAGAATACGATTATATAAATGATTGA